From Mannheimia pernigra, one genomic window encodes:
- a CDS encoding peptidylprolyl isomerase: MKLVKSLFAVAIATITLTQTAQAFEERVVALVNDTPIMQSQIRTMLGKKTVTKASQRMAIDQLIDDILVQQAMREANVTISPQAVHQAVENVAIQNGITYGQLLDTLDYQGITLEEFKHNIAQQMAMEQVRHISIGKSIQVSPQQVQTLAKELMAKDKSAGKLKTVMGKEHRISHILLKTNPILNDRQAKAKLNSLIADINSGKTTFEEAAKVHSVDYASGADGGDLGFNPLGIYAPEFADVASKSKKNQISAPFKSQFGWHILKVTDVSNSDRTEDAYHQRAYQQLVNKQAEEASKDWIKTLRKAANIQYIGQ, translated from the coding sequence ATGAAATTAGTAAAATCATTATTTGCTGTTGCTATTGCAACAATCACACTTACCCAAACAGCTCAGGCGTTTGAAGAGCGAGTGGTTGCATTAGTGAATGATACCCCTATTATGCAGAGCCAAATTCGAACTATGCTGGGTAAGAAAACCGTAACAAAGGCCTCTCAACGTATGGCGATTGATCAATTAATTGACGATATTTTAGTACAACAAGCAATGAGAGAAGCTAACGTAACCATTAGCCCTCAGGCAGTGCATCAAGCGGTTGAAAATGTGGCTATTCAAAACGGTATTACTTATGGTCAATTATTAGATACATTAGATTATCAAGGGATTACGCTAGAAGAGTTTAAACATAACATTGCTCAACAAATGGCTATGGAACAAGTTCGTCATATTAGCATTGGTAAATCTATTCAAGTTTCACCGCAACAAGTTCAAACTCTTGCGAAAGAGTTAATGGCAAAAGATAAATCTGCAGGTAAATTAAAAACAGTCATGGGTAAAGAGCATCGTATTAGCCATATTTTGCTAAAAACTAACCCAATTTTAAACGATAGACAAGCAAAAGCGAAATTAAACAGTTTAATTGCAGATATCAATTCAGGCAAAACGACCTTTGAAGAAGCCGCTAAAGTACATTCTGTTGATTATGCTTCAGGTGCAGATGGTGGCGATTTAGGTTTTAACCCCTTAGGCATTTATGCCCCTGAATTTGCAGACGTAGCATCTAAAAGTAAAAAAAATCAAATCTCTGCCCCATTTAAATCGCAATTTGGCTGGCATATTCTAAAAGTAACGGATGTTAGTAATAGTGATAGAACTGAAGATGCTTATCATCAAAGAGCCTATCAGCAGCTTGTTAATAAACAAGCAGAAGAAGCCTCAAAAGATTGGATTAAAACATTAAGAAAAGCTGCAAATATTCAGTATATTGGTCAGTAA
- a CDS encoding anhydro-N-acetylmuramic acid kinase, with translation MLIFMMNEYSPNYYIGVMSGTSLDGVDITLMDFAKNPPKMTACDFFPMPENLRAEISDLIKTGETHLQKLGEIDHRLGVLYAETIKAFLAKNQLTAEDIQAIGCHGQTVWHSPDAIYPFTMQIGDMNLVAAKTGITTIADFRRKDMAVGGQGAPLVPAFHQAMFSELNRVTVVLNIGGISNISVLKPNSPTIGYDVGVGNTLMDSWIEQHQRKRYDKNGEWARSGEVNEALLALLLADPFFAKAPPKSTGRELFNLMWLAKKLQNFTACKPEDVQRTLAEFTAKSIANELAQFESELPCLLLVCGGGARNPLLMERLSHLLPNWRVAITTEFGLDVDYVESAAFAWLAYQRMNNLISNMPTVTGAKKAVSLGVIYPDE, from the coding sequence ATGTTGATTTTTATGATGAATGAATATAGCCCAAATTATTATATTGGTGTGATGTCTGGGACTAGCTTAGATGGCGTAGATATCACCTTAATGGATTTTGCAAAAAATCCGCCTAAAATGACCGCTTGCGATTTTTTTCCAATGCCAGAAAATTTGCGAGCGGAGATATCTGATTTGATTAAAACTGGCGAAACTCATCTTCAAAAACTCGGTGAAATTGACCATCGTTTAGGCGTGCTTTATGCGGAAACGATCAAGGCGTTTTTAGCGAAAAACCAGTTAACGGCAGAAGATATTCAAGCTATCGGTTGCCACGGACAAACTGTGTGGCATTCTCCAGACGCTATTTATCCGTTTACTATGCAAATTGGTGATATGAATTTAGTTGCAGCTAAAACAGGCATTACGACTATTGCGGATTTTCGCCGTAAAGATATGGCTGTGGGTGGGCAGGGCGCGCCGCTTGTGCCTGCGTTTCATCAGGCGATGTTTAGCGAACTGAACCGTGTAACCGTGGTGCTAAATATTGGCGGCATCAGCAACATTTCAGTGCTAAAGCCGAATAGCCCAACAATTGGCTATGATGTTGGCGTGGGTAACACTTTGATGGATAGCTGGATTGAGCAGCATCAACGAAAAAGATATGACAAAAATGGCGAGTGGGCAAGAAGTGGAGAGGTAAATGAGGCATTGTTAGCTTTATTACTCGCTGATCCTTTTTTTGCCAAAGCTCCCCCAAAAAGCACTGGGCGAGAGTTGTTTAATTTAATGTGGCTTGCAAAAAAATTGCAAAATTTCACCGCTTGTAAGCCTGAAGATGTGCAGCGTACCTTAGCTGAATTTACCGCAAAAAGTATTGCTAATGAATTGGCTCAGTTTGAAAGTGAATTGCCTTGCTTATTGTTGGTTTGTGGCGGTGGGGCAAGAAATCCGTTATTAATGGAAAGGTTGTCTCACCTTTTACCAAATTGGAGGGTTGCCATCACAACTGAGTTCGGTTTAGATGTTGATTATGTTGAATCTGCTGCATTTGCGTGGCTTGCTTACCAACGAATGAATAATTTAATCAGTAATATGCCAACGGTAACTGGGGCAAAAAAAGCGGTAAGTTTAGGGGTAATTTACCCTGATGAATAA
- the der gene encoding ribosome biogenesis GTPase Der, whose product MTPVVALVGRPNVGKSTLFNRLTRTRDALVADFPGLTRDRKYGHANIAGYDFIVIDTGGIDGTEEGVEEKMAEQSLLAIEEADVVLFLVDARAGLLPADIGIAQYLRQREKTTVVVANKTDGIDADSHCAEFYQLGLGEVEQIAAAQGRGVTQLIEQVLAPLGEQLNAEQAVDSDENTANNEEVDEWDTDFDFDNEEDTALLDEALEEDTEETIEDKNIKIAIVGRPNVGKSTLTNRILGEDRVVVYDMPGTTRDSIYIPMERDGQQYTIIDTAGVRKRGKVNLAVEKFSVIKTLQAIQDANVVLLTIDAREGVSDQDLSLLGFILNAGRSLVIVVNKWDGLSQDIKDQVKSELDRRLDFIDFARVHFISALHGSGVGNLFDSVKEAYACATQKTSTSMLTRILRMAADEHQPPLVNGRRVKLKYAHPGGYNPPIIVIHGNQVEKLADSYKRYLSNYFRKSLKIIGSPIRILFQEGNNPFAGKKNKLTPNQLRKRKRLMKFIKKAKK is encoded by the coding sequence ATGACGCCTGTTGTTGCCTTAGTTGGTAGACCAAATGTGGGTAAATCCACCTTGTTTAACCGCTTAACTCGCACTCGAGATGCCTTAGTGGCAGACTTTCCTGGCTTAACCCGTGACCGCAAATATGGACACGCCAATATTGCTGGTTATGATTTTATCGTAATCGATACTGGCGGTATTGATGGTACAGAAGAGGGCGTGGAGGAAAAAATGGCAGAACAATCGCTATTAGCGATTGAAGAAGCAGATGTTGTTCTTTTCTTAGTAGATGCTCGTGCGGGTTTATTACCTGCAGATATTGGTATTGCACAATACTTACGTCAACGTGAAAAAACTACGGTGGTAGTTGCAAATAAAACAGATGGTATTGATGCCGACTCACACTGTGCAGAATTCTATCAACTTGGTTTAGGCGAAGTGGAACAAATTGCCGCAGCTCAAGGGCGTGGCGTGACACAGCTTATTGAGCAAGTGCTTGCGCCTCTTGGTGAACAGTTAAATGCAGAGCAAGCGGTCGATTCTGATGAAAATACTGCAAATAATGAAGAAGTAGATGAATGGGATACTGATTTTGACTTCGACAATGAAGAAGATACCGCTTTATTAGATGAAGCATTGGAAGAAGATACTGAAGAAACGATTGAAGACAAAAATATCAAAATTGCGATTGTTGGACGCCCAAATGTAGGCAAATCAACGCTTACTAACCGCATTTTAGGTGAAGATCGTGTGGTTGTGTACGATATGCCTGGAACAACTCGTGATTCTATCTACATTCCGATGGAGCGTGATGGTCAGCAATATACCATTATCGACACGGCGGGGGTGCGTAAGCGTGGTAAAGTCAATTTAGCCGTTGAGAAATTCTCCGTAATTAAAACGCTACAAGCTATTCAAGATGCCAACGTGGTGCTTTTAACCATTGATGCTCGAGAAGGTGTTTCTGATCAGGATTTATCGCTGCTTGGCTTTATTTTAAATGCTGGTCGTTCGCTAGTTATTGTTGTCAATAAATGGGATGGTTTATCGCAAGATATTAAAGATCAGGTGAAATCAGAACTTGATAGACGTTTAGATTTTATTGATTTTGCTCGTGTGCATTTTATCTCAGCACTACACGGCTCAGGTGTGGGCAATTTATTTGATTCGGTGAAAGAGGCCTATGCTTGTGCAACCCAAAAAACCTCAACCTCAATGCTGACCCGTATTTTGCGTATGGCAGCCGATGAACATCAACCTCCACTCGTAAATGGTCGCCGTGTTAAATTAAAATATGCCCACCCAGGTGGTTATAATCCGCCGATTATTGTTATTCACGGTAACCAAGTGGAAAAATTAGCTGATTCTTACAAGCGGTATTTAAGTAACTATTTCCGTAAGAGTTTGAAAATTATCGGCTCTCCGATTCGGATTTTATTCCAAGAAGGCAATAATCCATTTGCAGGTAAGAAAAATAAACTTACACCAAATCAATTACGAAAACGTAAGCGTTTGATGAAGTTTATTAAGAAAGCGAAGAAATAA
- the rsmA gene encoding 16S rRNA (adenine(1518)-N(6)/adenine(1519)-N(6))-dimethyltransferase RsmA, which yields MSSQNSKKHLGHTARKRFGQNFLHDMNVIHGIVSAINPKNDQFLLEIGPGLGALTEPVAELVDKLVVVEIDRDLAERLRHHPFLNQKLTIIEQDALRFNFREYFESQNLEEDSVRVFGNLPYNISTPLIFHLLTFHDLIQDMHFMLQKEVVKRLCAAPNSKAYGRLTIMAQYYCQVIPVLEVPPTAFKPAPKVDSAVVRLVPYNKLPHPAKDVYWLNRVTTQAFNQRRKTLRNALSSLFTAEQLEALGINLTARAENLTIADYVRLANWLYENPPSIDKTEELIDEDI from the coding sequence ATGAGTTCACAAAATTCAAAAAAACATTTAGGTCATACTGCTCGTAAACGCTTTGGACAGAACTTTTTACACGATATGAATGTTATTCATGGTATTGTTTCCGCGATTAACCCAAAAAATGATCAATTTTTACTGGAAATTGGCCCTGGTTTGGGGGCATTAACGGAGCCTGTTGCAGAATTAGTTGATAAACTGGTCGTGGTAGAAATTGACCGTGATTTGGCAGAACGCTTACGCCATCACCCATTCTTAAACCAAAAATTAACGATTATCGAACAAGATGCGCTACGTTTTAATTTCCGAGAATATTTTGAGAGTCAAAATTTAGAGGAAGATTCCGTTCGCGTATTTGGTAATTTACCTTATAACATCTCCACCCCATTAATTTTCCACTTATTGACGTTCCACGATCTCATTCAAGATATGCACTTTATGTTGCAAAAAGAAGTCGTCAAACGTTTATGTGCTGCACCAAACAGCAAAGCCTATGGCAGATTAACTATTATGGCACAATATTATTGCCAAGTAATTCCTGTGCTTGAAGTACCGCCAACCGCATTTAAACCTGCTCCAAAAGTGGATTCAGCAGTAGTGCGTCTAGTACCTTACAATAAACTACCGCACCCGGCGAAAGATGTTTATTGGTTAAACCGTGTAACTACACAGGCCTTTAACCAACGTCGTAAAACATTACGTAATGCACTTTCTAGTCTGTTTACTGCTGAACAGCTTGAAGCATTAGGTATCAATTTAACTGCACGTGCTGAAAATCTAACGATTGCAGATTATGTTCGTTTAGCTAACTGGCTATATGAAAACCCGCCATCAATAGACAAAACAGAAGAGCTTATTGACGAAGATATTTAA
- the gmhB gene encoding D-glycero-beta-D-manno-heptose 1,7-bisphosphate 7-phosphatase: MAKKAIFLDRDGTINIDHGYVHKIDDFQFIEGVGKALKQFQDKGYLLVLVTNQSGIARGYFSEDQFMQLTEWMDWSLDEDYGVVLDGIYYCPHHLEGKGEYCEDCNCRKPKSGMFEQAIKDLHIDPFQSYMVGDKLEDLLAAENAGVKTKVLVRTGKEVTPEGEAKADLVLDSLVDLVRYIK, translated from the coding sequence ATGGCTAAGAAAGCGATTTTCCTAGATCGTGATGGCACAATTAATATTGATCACGGTTATGTGCATAAAATTGATGATTTCCAGTTTATTGAAGGCGTTGGAAAAGCGTTAAAACAGTTTCAAGACAAAGGCTATTTGCTTGTGTTAGTCACTAATCAATCGGGCATTGCACGTGGTTATTTTAGCGAAGATCAATTTATGCAACTGACTGAATGGATGGACTGGTCATTAGACGAAGACTATGGCGTTGTGCTAGATGGAATCTACTACTGCCCACATCATCTAGAGGGTAAAGGTGAATACTGTGAAGATTGCAATTGCCGTAAGCCGAAATCAGGAATGTTTGAGCAAGCGATAAAAGATCTCCATATTGATCCGTTTCAATCGTATATGGTAGGCGATAAATTAGAAGACTTGCTCGCAGCAGAAAATGCTGGTGTGAAAACCAAGGTATTAGTGCGAACAGGTAAAGAGGTAACGCCAGAAGGTGAGGCAAAAGCCGATTTAGTGCTGGATAGCCTTGTTGATTTGGTTAGATATATTAAATAA
- the hldE gene encoding bifunctional D-glycero-beta-D-manno-heptose-7-phosphate kinase/D-glycero-beta-D-manno-heptose 1-phosphate adenylyltransferase HldE, with translation MMMQYSPKFNNAKVLVLGDVMLDRYWFGATNRISPEAPVPVVKVQDIEERAGGAANVAMNIASLGVPVTLHGLIGQDDAGCALDRLLNSHNIQNHCVAINSHPTITKLRILSRHQQLLRLDFEEDFQNVDSTALLAKLSQEITACGALILSDYGKGTLKSIQQMIQIARKANVPVLIDPKGTDFERYRGATLLTPNMSEFEAVVGYCKDDDEIVTKGLKMIDDFELSALLVTRSEKGMTLLRPNQEPYHLPTQAKEVYDVTGAGDTVISVLATAIADGRPYEEACYLANAAAGVVVGKLGTSTVSPVELENAIHQRATTGFGIVSEIELKAIIDEAKKRGEKIVMTNGCFDILHPGHVSYLENARKLGDRLIVAVNTNNSVKRLKGESRPINDLAARMAVLAGLASVDWVVPFDEDTPQRLIAEMLPDLLVKGGDYKPEDIAGSQEVWANGGDVRVLNFENGCSTTNVIKKIQSL, from the coding sequence ATGATGATGCAATACTCTCCCAAATTTAATAACGCTAAAGTATTGGTGCTAGGTGATGTTATGTTAGATCGCTACTGGTTCGGTGCAACCAATCGTATTTCACCAGAAGCCCCTGTGCCTGTAGTGAAGGTGCAAGATATTGAAGAGCGTGCAGGCGGTGCAGCAAACGTGGCTATGAATATTGCCAGCCTTGGCGTACCCGTTACGCTTCATGGTTTAATTGGTCAAGACGATGCAGGATGTGCATTAGATAGGCTGCTCAATTCACATAATATCCAAAACCATTGTGTAGCAATTAATTCACACCCTACCATCACTAAATTGCGGATTTTATCTCGTCATCAGCAATTATTACGCTTGGATTTTGAAGAAGACTTTCAAAATGTCGATTCAACCGCGCTACTTGCAAAACTTTCACAAGAAATCACCGCTTGTGGTGCATTGATTTTATCGGATTATGGTAAAGGTACACTTAAATCAATACAACAGATGATCCAAATTGCTCGCAAAGCGAATGTGCCCGTTTTAATTGATCCGAAAGGTACCGATTTTGAACGCTATCGTGGCGCCACGTTACTTACCCCTAATATGTCTGAATTTGAAGCGGTTGTTGGGTATTGCAAAGATGACGATGAAATCGTCACGAAAGGCTTAAAAATGATTGATGATTTTGAGCTTTCTGCATTACTCGTTACTCGTTCAGAGAAAGGAATGACGTTACTTCGTCCAAACCAAGAACCTTATCACTTACCCACTCAAGCAAAAGAGGTTTATGATGTCACTGGTGCGGGTGATACCGTAATCAGCGTATTAGCGACTGCAATTGCAGACGGTCGTCCTTATGAAGAAGCTTGTTATTTAGCTAATGCTGCTGCAGGTGTTGTGGTCGGTAAATTAGGCACATCAACAGTAAGCCCTGTTGAATTAGAAAATGCGATTCATCAACGTGCAACAACAGGTTTTGGAATTGTTTCTGAAATAGAGTTAAAAGCAATTATTGATGAGGCGAAAAAACGTGGAGAAAAAATTGTGATGACGAATGGTTGTTTTGATATTCTGCATCCAGGACACGTTTCTTATTTAGAAAATGCGCGCAAATTAGGCGATCGCTTAATTGTAGCGGTAAATACGAATAATTCAGTGAAACGCTTAAAAGGTGAGTCTCGCCCAATTAATGATTTAGCGGCACGAATGGCCGTGCTTGCAGGTTTAGCCTCCGTTGATTGGGTAGTGCCTTTTGATGAGGATACGCCACAACGTTTAATTGCTGAAATGCTACCTGATTTATTAGTAAAAGGGGGAGATTATAAACCTGAAGATATTGCAGGTAGCCAAGAGGTGTGGGCAAACGGTGGCGATGTAAGAGTACTTAACTTTGAAAATGGTTGCTCTACCACGAATGTAATTAAAAAAATTCAATCGCTATAG
- the queF gene encoding NADPH-dependent 7-cyano-7-deazaguanine reductase QueF (Catalyzes the NADPH-dependent reduction of 7-cyano-7-deazaguanine (preQ0) to 7-aminomethyl-7-deazaguanine (preQ1) in queuosine biosynthesis), giving the protein MNYNDNALSALKLGQKTEYKSEYDPTLLQPVPRKLNRDGLGITQSQPFNCGADIWTCYELSWLNQNGLPQVAIADVAIDFKSENLIESKSFKLYLNSFNQTKFNSIEDVEQTLQSDLANCASGQVSVKIDKLSHYTQQPIVDFEGECIDEQDIQIDRYEFSPHYLENSAEGEVVEEILVSHLLKSNCLITSQPDWGSIQIHYQGKKINREKLLRYLISFRTHNEFHEQCVERIFCDLMQFAQPEKLSVYARYTRRGGLDINPFRSNFEDVPANLRMARQ; this is encoded by the coding sequence ATGAACTACAACGACAACGCACTCTCTGCCCTAAAACTTGGGCAAAAAACCGAATATAAAAGTGAATACGACCCAACACTTTTACAGCCTGTGCCACGCAAATTAAACCGCGATGGCTTGGGAATTACGCAATCTCAGCCATTTAATTGTGGGGCAGATATTTGGACTTGCTATGAACTTTCGTGGCTAAACCAAAATGGCCTACCGCAGGTAGCGATTGCTGATGTAGCAATTGATTTTAAAAGTGAAAATTTAATTGAATCAAAAAGTTTTAAGCTTTATTTAAACAGCTTTAACCAAACAAAGTTTAATTCTATAGAAGACGTGGAGCAAACGCTTCAGAGTGATTTGGCGAACTGTGCAAGCGGTCAAGTTTCGGTAAAAATTGACAAATTATCGCATTACACGCAACAACCGATTGTGGACTTTGAAGGGGAGTGCATTGATGAGCAAGATATTCAAATCGACCGTTATGAATTTTCACCCCACTATTTAGAAAATAGTGCAGAAGGTGAGGTTGTGGAAGAAATATTAGTGAGCCATTTACTTAAATCTAACTGCTTGATTACCTCACAACCTGACTGGGGCAGCATTCAAATTCACTATCAAGGTAAAAAAATAAATCGTGAAAAACTGCTGCGTTATTTAATTTCTTTTCGGACACATAATGAGTTTCACGAGCAATGTGTTGAGCGGATTTTCTGCGATTTAATGCAATTTGCACAGCCTGAAAAATTAAGCGTTTATGCACGTTATACAAGACGTGGTGGGCTAGATATTAACCCATTTAGATCAAATTTTGAGGACGTGCCTGCTAATTTGAGAATGGCACGTCAATGA
- a CDS encoding phosphoethanolamine transferase — translation MKFFSFKLSSTTLIFIVSLYFTVALNLGFFQQILKIQPFNGTSADYFLYSVPIVYFFALNIILNILAIPVLHKIIIPLLILVSAAISYNSLFFNIYFDVDMLNNVLQTNIAESSRMFTNSYVLWLFFLGILPTLLYLNTKIVYKRWWKELLIRIVSILLSAGVILGIAKFHYQDYASFFRNHKNLAHLITPSNFIVSGIKGIRHYYRDNTPYQQIDINAKQAKSDSYRNVTIIVIGETTRAQNWGLNGYYRQTTPKLAARGDQIINFPNVTSCGTATAVSVPCMFSSLSKDDFNVNLSYKQDNLLDILQRSNIDIHWLNNNSDCKGVCKNIPSTDVLNFNLPEYCRDGECLDNILLPEIDKALANDTAKDFMIIVHTMGNHGPTYYERYTNSEKIFTPTCDTNEINHCSNQELVNTYDNGIIYLDQFLDKIITKLEQNDKWKSALYYVSDHGESLGENGLYLHGAPYAIAPEYQTHIPMIMWFSNMWIQNKPFDLNCVRNNAKNNAYSHDNLFHTMFSINDMDFSTLNSYKTELDILAQCRK, via the coding sequence ATGAAATTTTTTTCTTTTAAATTAAGTTCAACAACGCTTATTTTTATTGTTTCGCTCTATTTTACTGTCGCGTTAAATCTCGGCTTTTTTCAGCAAATATTAAAAATTCAGCCATTTAATGGCACTAGTGCAGACTATTTTTTATATAGTGTGCCAATAGTCTATTTTTTTGCTTTAAATATTATTCTTAATATTCTTGCTATTCCTGTTTTACATAAAATCATTATTCCATTACTCATTTTAGTGAGTGCCGCAATTAGCTATAACTCGCTCTTTTTTAACATCTATTTTGATGTAGATATGTTAAATAATGTGCTACAAACGAATATTGCCGAAAGCTCAAGAATGTTTACTAATTCATATGTTTTGTGGTTATTTTTTCTCGGTATTTTACCTACATTACTCTATTTAAACACCAAAATTGTTTATAAACGTTGGTGGAAAGAGTTATTGATCCGAATAGTATCCATTTTATTATCAGCAGGCGTAATCTTAGGTATAGCAAAATTTCATTATCAAGACTATGCTTCTTTTTTCAGAAATCATAAAAACCTGGCACATTTAATTACTCCGAGTAACTTTATAGTCTCTGGCATTAAAGGAATTCGTCATTATTATCGAGATAACACGCCATATCAGCAAATTGATATAAATGCAAAACAAGCTAAGTCTGATAGTTACCGAAACGTAACTATTATTGTGATTGGTGAAACAACAAGAGCTCAAAATTGGGGACTCAACGGCTATTATCGCCAAACAACACCCAAATTAGCAGCACGAGGCGATCAGATTATTAATTTCCCGAATGTAACTAGCTGTGGTACTGCAACTGCAGTCTCCGTGCCTTGTATGTTTTCCTCCTTGAGTAAAGACGATTTTAATGTCAATTTATCTTACAAACAGGATAATTTACTCGATATATTACAACGCTCAAATATTGATATTCACTGGTTAAATAATAATAGTGATTGCAAAGGTGTGTGTAAGAATATACCAAGCACTGATGTATTAAATTTTAATCTGCCAGAATATTGTCGTGATGGAGAGTGCTTAGATAATATTTTATTACCCGAAATTGATAAAGCATTAGCTAATGACACCGCAAAAGATTTTATGATTATTGTACATACAATGGGAAACCATGGGCCTACTTATTATGAGCGATATACAAATTCAGAAAAAATATTTACACCCACTTGTGATACTAATGAAATCAACCACTGCTCTAATCAAGAATTAGTTAATACTTATGATAATGGTATAATTTATCTTGACCAATTTCTCGATAAAATCATTACCAAATTAGAACAGAATGATAAGTGGAAAAGTGCATTATATTATGTCTCCGATCACGGCGAATCATTAGGTGAGAACGGCTTATATTTACACGGTGCTCCTTATGCAATTGCTCCTGAATATCAAACCCATATCCCGATGATTATGTGGTTTTCTAACATGTGGATTCAAAATAAACCCTTTGATTTAAATTGTGTTAGAAATAATGCGAAAAATAATGCTTATTCGCATGATAATCTCTTCCATACTATGTTCAGTATTAACGATATGGATTTCAGCACTTTAAACAGTTATAAAACGGAATTAGACATTTTGGCTCAATGCCGAAAATAA
- the pyrR gene encoding bifunctional pyr operon transcriptional regulator/uracil phosphoribosyltransferase PyrR — protein MKKIIIDTEQFQRIISRISHQIIEKHGDLQDVVIVGIKRRGAEIAELIQKRIKELSQIQLPNMALDITFYRDDLDLIYQDPVFTGAENQLNLNGKKVILVDDVLFTGRTIRAALDALLDFGRADRIELVILVDRGHRELPIRADYVGKNIPTAKNEQIQVYTSYYDGINQVVLVPVAHKE, from the coding sequence ATGAAAAAAATCATTATTGATACAGAGCAGTTTCAGCGAATTATTTCTCGGATTTCCCATCAAATTATTGAAAAGCATGGGGATTTACAAGATGTCGTTATCGTGGGTATTAAACGTCGTGGCGCTGAAATTGCTGAACTCATTCAAAAACGTATCAAAGAATTATCTCAAATTCAATTACCCAATATGGCGTTAGATATTACTTTCTATCGTGATGATTTGGATTTAATCTATCAAGATCCTGTATTTACTGGTGCGGAAAATCAGCTTAATCTCAACGGTAAAAAAGTGATTTTAGTGGACGATGTTTTGTTTACTGGAAGAACTATTCGTGCTGCGTTAGATGCCTTACTTGATTTTGGTCGAGCCGATAGAATTGAATTAGTTATTTTAGTTGATCGTGGTCACCGAGAGCTGCCAATTCGGGCTGATTATGTCGGAAAAAATATCCCCACTGCGAAAAATGAGCAAATTCAGGTATATACCTCCTATTATGATGGCATCAATCAAGTTGTCTTAGTTCCTGTAGCACATAAAGAGTAA
- the bcp gene encoding thioredoxin-dependent thiol peroxidase, producing MNILKAGEKAPQFTLQNQAGEAVSLSQFTGQNVLVYFYPKALTPGCTTQACGLRDSKSELEALNVIVLGISPDLPQKLAQFAEKKALNFTLLSDPDHKVAEAFGVWGEKKFLGKTYEGIHRISFLVNEQGVIDHVFDKFKTSEHHQMVVDVIKGSN from the coding sequence ATGAATATCTTAAAAGCAGGCGAGAAAGCCCCTCAATTTACTCTTCAAAATCAGGCTGGTGAAGCTGTTTCTCTTTCCCAATTTACGGGTCAAAACGTATTAGTCTATTTTTACCCTAAAGCCCTCACACCAGGCTGTACCACGCAGGCTTGTGGGCTGCGTGATAGTAAATCAGAGCTTGAGGCACTTAATGTAATTGTGCTTGGTATTAGTCCTGATTTACCCCAAAAATTAGCTCAATTTGCTGAGAAAAAAGCACTAAATTTTACGCTTTTATCAGACCCTGATCATAAGGTAGCAGAAGCCTTTGGTGTGTGGGGCGAAAAGAAATTTTTAGGCAAAACTTATGAGGGTATTCATCGCATTAGCTTTTTAGTAAATGAGCAGGGTGTGATTGACCACGTTTTCGATAAATTCAAAACAAGCGAGCATCATCAAATGGTTGTAGATGTTATTAAAGGATCAAATTGA